From a single Pelodiscus sinensis isolate JC-2024 chromosome 4, ASM4963464v1, whole genome shotgun sequence genomic region:
- the LOC102448600 gene encoding uncharacterized protein LOC102448600: MSLLPPAAEEPRTLCSQCGKSYRRSAPFLRHQRAHARGKPFRCGECGKSFADSSALLTHRRVHTGERPYPCADCGRSFSRGSNLIRHQRTHRGRQPHQCPSCGKNFAEAARFLQHRCAPAGARPYLCPDCGKSFRHRSVLEAHRRAHRGERPYVCADCGKSFPQRSQLSTHRQAHWGIRPFPCPDCGKSFLDSSSLIIHQRIHTGEKPYRCPDCGRGFGRSSNLLRHQRAHGREQPFKCPQCGRSFRDGSGLAQHQRSHLKAETFQCTQCGKGFTQSATLTRHLRVHTGERPYTCPECGKSFTQSSTLFRHRRIHTGERPYKCPQCGESFIESSALIQHQRSHT; encoded by the coding sequence ATGTCCCTGTTGCCACCCGCGGCAGAGGAGCCGCGGACCCTCTGCAGCCAGTGCGGGAAGAGCTACCGCCGGAGCGCCCCATTCCTGCGGCACCAGCGGGCCCACGCGCGCGGCAAGCCCTTCCGGTGCGGCGAGTGCGGGAAGAGCTTCGCGGACAGCTCGGCCCTGCTCACGCACCGGCGGGTGCACACCGGGGAGCGGCCCTACCCCTGCGCCGACTGCGGCCGGAGCTTCAGCCGCGGCTCCAACCTGATCCGGCACCAGCGCACCCACCGGGGACGgcagccccaccagtgccccaGCTGCGGGAAGAACTTCGCTGAGGCCGCCCGCTTCCTGCAGCACCGGTGCGCGCCCGCCGGCGCACGCCCCTACCTCTGCCCCGACTGCGGGAAGAGCTTCCGCCACCGTTCCGTGCTGGAGGCACACCGCCGCGCCCACCGGGGGGAGCGGCCCTACGTGTGCGCCGACTGCGGGAAGAGCTTCCCCCAGCGCTCCCAGCTTTCCACCCACCGCCAGGCTCACTGGGGCATCCGGCCCTTCCCGTGCCCTGACTGCGGGAAGAGCTTCTTGGACAGCTCCTCTCTGATCATccaccagcgcatccacaccgGGGAGAAACCCTACCGGTGCCCCGACTGCGGGCGCGGCTTTGGCCGCAGCTCCAACCTCCTCCGGCATCAGCGTGCCCATGGCAGGGAGCAGCCATTTAAGTGCCCCCAATGTGGGAGGAGCTTCCGGGATGGCTCGGGTCTGGCTCAGCATCAGAGGTCCCACCTGAAAGCCGAGACATTCCAATGCACCCAGTGTGGGAAGGGTTTCACCCAGAGCGCCACCCTCACGAGGCATCTGAGGGTTCACACCGGGGAGCGGCCCTACACCTGCCCAGAGTGCGGGAAGAGCTTCACCCAGAGCTCCACCCTCTTCCGACACCGGAGGATCCACACAGGCGAAAGGCCCTACAAGTGTCCCCAGTGTGGGGAAAGCTTCATCGAGAGCTCAGCCCTGATCCAGCATCAGAGAAGCCACACGTGA
- the LOC102448841 gene encoding integrin alpha-L isoform X2 yields MARTPRALPLLLLLGLPLPEPTPTLGYNIDTIHPRVLASDAGGNFGYQVLQSKDASLLVGAPGDQNSTGQLYQCAVKNGSCQPIPLPNSAQMPYLGMVLESDSEDDRVITCGPGLQRTCDGNLYVSGACYLFRGRLERPQEVTPGYVDCLKGNVDLVFLFDGSGSMTDEQFQAILDFMISVMEKLGNSTIRFAAVQFSLDVRIEFDFNAYKENPNPRMLLGKVRHMKSLTFTFKAIHTVAEQVFTPKRGAREDAKRVMIMITDGDPSDSGDVKAAEKKNIVRYIIGIGNNFAKDKFGILKQFASEPVSQFVKVLDSFDKLKNLFSELQAKIYDIEGTSSRSSFHLELSSSGFSVDMSKGRLVLGAVGADDWAGGLIELQGDPAQEIFIKSPSSNEEIKDAYLGYAVKSMQHQNRTLYAVGAPRYQHIGMVVVFQTHPDSTNWTDIQHIKGKQIGSYFGAVLCSVDMDGDGDTDMLLVGSPLYYEERSGGRVHIYHWDQARLTNTTVLQGAMGNPLGRFGAAITQLADLNGDGWADVAVGAPLENEERGAVYIYNGHPTGLNTEYSQRIEGATVSPGVKYFGQSIHGQMDLGGDGLTDIAVGALGEVFVLSSRPILTVTPTMHFLPKEIPVKQVECSGAAASQQGVQVTLTVCFDTVRATVRYREPLSANLTYWLEVDANRMRSRGEFGNGQRNMSGSRSISDGEHCINERLQIGNCIEDYVTPINILLRFALEEDNITSWLPVLNPLYNSAVTEIPFEKNCGKDEKCEADLKIHFHENTSKALLVSPSDALQVVLKLINEGEDAYRATVHMPLPPGLSFRKASVLERNVQARISCNGLVAPDTNFRNLSCNISHPIYWGNSSILFQLLFDVLSDSSWEDFLELQVMASSDNERNGSLENNRALLQIPVLYPVNIITKRLDSSTQYVNFSSLLPENKTIQHLYQVENLLPGSFPQLDVTVFVVVPDVFLKELFWLPQGVQTDSNVTCHVRKDAHSPCFNHAQESSQSPFCTALCFTFNTHKYSLLSNDFMQSQVTTEVELVYVMNYLPIYVGSGVGGLLLFILIIVGLYKCGFFKRNYKERLDYGNGVGPAGASPEAEPKADGEQKEALTTDAPSE; encoded by the exons ATGGCCAGGACCCCACgcgccctccctctgctgctgctgctcgggCTGCCTCTCCCAG agccaacccccaccctggggtACAACATCGACACCATCCACCCACGGGTGCTGGCCTCCGATGCAGGTGGGAATTTCGGGTATCAGGTGCTGCAGTCCAAAGATGCAAG CCTGCTCGTGGGCGCGCCGGGCGACCAGAACTCCACCGGCCAGCTGTACCAGTGCGCAGTGAAGAACGGCTCCTGCCAGCCCATCCCTCTGCCGA ACAGCGCTCAGATGCCGTATCTCGGCATGGTCCTGGAGAGTGACAGTGAAGACGACCGGGTGATT ACCTGTGGCCCAGGCTTGCAACGAACGTGTGATGGGAACCTGTACGTGAGTGGGGCCTGCTACCTCTTCAGGGGACGCCTGGAGAGGCCCCAGGAGGTGACACCAGGATATGTAG ACTGCCTGAAGGGGAACGTGGATCTGGTGTTTCTGTTTGATGGGTCTGGAAGCATGACCGACGAGCAGTTCCAAGCCATCTTGGACTTCATGATCAGCGTCATGGAGAAACTGGGAAACAGCACGATACGC TTTGCTGCAGTGCAGTTTTCCCTTGATGTGAGGATAGAATTTGACTTTAATGCTTACAAAGAAAACCCAAATCCCCGGATGCTcctggggaaagtgaggcacatGAAGAGCCTGACCTTCACTTTCAAAGCCATCCACACAGTTGC GGAACAGGTGTTCACCCCGAAAcgtggcgcccgggaagatgcgaAGCGAGTGATGATCATGATCACAGACGGGGATCCCTCTGACTCGGGGGATGTGAAGGCTGCCGAAAAGAAGAATATTGTTCGCTACATCATTGGG ATTGGCAATAACTTTGCAAAGGACAAGTTCGGGATCTTGAAGCAATTCGCCTCCGAGCCCGTCAGCCAGTTTGTCAAAGTGCTGGACAGTTTCGACAAGCTCAAAAATCTCTTCAGCGAATTGCAGGCCAAAATCTACGACATCGAAG GTACCAGCAGCCGCAGCTCCTTCCACCTGGAGCTCTCCTCCAGCGGGTTCAGCGTGGACATGTCCAAA GGCCGGCTGGTGCTGGGGGCCGTGGGGGCAGATGATTGGGCAGGGGGTCTGATTGAGCTGCAGGGGGACCCAGCACAAGAGATCTTCATCAAGAGCCCCTCCAGCAATGAGGAGATAAAAGATGCCTACCTGG GCTACGCGGTGAAGTCCATGCAGCACCAGAACAGAACGCTCTATGCTGTGGGCGCCCCCCGCTACCAGCACATTGGGATGGTCGTCGTGTTTCAAACACACCCTGACAGCACCAACTGGACAGATATTCAGCACATCAAGGGCAAGCAA ATTGGCTCCTATTTTGGGGCAGTTCTGTGCTCTGTGGACATGGACGGGGATGGGGACACGGACATGCTCCTAGTGGGGTCCCCACTGTACTatgaggagaggagtgggggcagggtccaTATCTATCACTGGGACCAG GCCAGGCTCACCAACACCACAGTGCTACAGGGTGCCATGGGGAACCCACTGGGCCGGTTCGGAGCAGCCATCACACAACTGGCTGACTTGAACGGGGACGGCTGGGCTGACGTAGCCGTGGGGGCGCCGCTGGAGAACGAGGAGCGGGGCGCTGTCTATATCTACAACGGCCACCCAACAGGGCTCAACACAGAGTACAGCCAG AGAATTGAAGGTGCAACAGTCTCTCCAGGTGTGAAATACTTCGGCCAGTCCATTCACGGACAGATGGACCTGGGAGGGGACGGACTCACAGACATCGCCGTCGGGGCTCTCGGAGAGGTGTTCGTGCTGAG CTCCCGCCCCATCCTGACAGTGACGCCCACGATGCATTTCTTGCCAAAGGAAATCCCAGTAAAGCAGGTGGAGTgttcaggggctgctgcctcccagcaGGGTGTTCAGGTTACACTCACCGTCTGCTTCGACACCGTCCGAGCCACTGTGCGCTACCGAG AGCCGCTCTCTGCCAACCTCACCTACTGGCTGGAGGTGGATGCCAACCGCATGAGGAGCCGCGGGGAGTTTGGGAACGGGCAGAGGAACATGTCCGGGAGCCGGAGCATCTCGGATGGGGAGCACTGCATAAACGAGCGGCTCCAAATTGGG AACTGCATTGAGGATTATGTGACTCCAATCAATATCTTGCTGCGCTTTGCCCTCGAAGAGGACAACATCACTAGCTGGCTCCCAGTGCTGAACCCCTTGTACAACTCAGCTGTAACAGAG ATCCCCTTCGAGAAGAACTGTGGGAAGGATGAGAAGTGCGAAGCCGACCTGAAAATCCATTTCCACGAAAACAC GTCGAAGGCGCTGTTGGTGTCGCCCTCTGACGCACTGCAGGTGGTTCTGAAGCTGATCAATGAAGGGGAAGATGCCTACCGCGCCACTGTCCACATGCCCCTGCCGCCGGGGCTGTCCTTCCGCAAGGCCTCGGTGCTGGAG CGCAATGTCCAGGCCAGAATTAGCTGCAATGGCCTGGTGGCCCCCGACACCAACTTCAGGAACCTTTCCTGTAATATCAGCCATCCGATCTACTGGGGGAACAGTTCG ATTCTGTTCCAGCTGCTGTTTGACGTTCTCAGCGACAGCTCCTGGGAGGACTTTCTGGAGCTGCAGGTCATGGCCAGCAG TGACAATGAGAGGAACGGGAGCCTTGAAAATAACAGAGCCCTCCTGCAGATCCCAGTCCTGTACCCTGTAAACATCATCACCAAAAG gctGGACAGCTCCACCCAGTACGTTAacttcagctccctgctcccagagaaCAAGACCATTCAGCATCTGTACCAG GTGGAGAACCTGCTGCCCGGGAGTTTCCCACAGCTGGATGTGACGGTGTTTGTGGTGGTGCCAGATGTGTTCCTGAAGGAACTATTTTGGTTGCCTCAGGGCGTGCAGACG GATTCCAACGTGACCTGCCATGTTCGCAAGGACGCCCACAGCCCCTGCTTCAACCATGCCCAG gagTCCTCCCAGTCCCCGTTCTGCACTGCCCTGTGTTTTACATTCAACACCCACAAATACAGCCTGTTGAGCAACGACTTCATGCAATCCCAG GTCACCACGGAGGTGGAGCTGGTCTACGTGATGAATTACCTCCCCATATACGTAGGCAGCGGCGTAGGGGGGCTGCTCCTATTTATCCTGATCATCGTCGGCCTGTACAAG TGCGGCTTCTTCAAGCGGAATTACAAGGAGAGGCTAGACTATGGCAATGGGGTGGGGCCTGCAGGGGCCAGCCCGGAGGCAGAGCCGAAGGCGGATGGAGAGCAAAAGGAGGCTCTCACCACAGACGCTCCTAGCGAATGA
- the LOC102448841 gene encoding integrin alpha-L isoform X1, with amino-acid sequence MARTPRALPLLLLLGLPLPEPTPTLGYNIDTIHPRVLASDAGGNFGYQVLQSKDASLLVGAPGDQNSTGQLYQCAVKNGSCQPIPLPNSAQMPYLGMVLESDSEDDRVITCGPGLQRTCDGNLYVSGACYLFRGRLERPQEVTPGYVDCLKGNVDLVFLFDGSGSMTDEQFQAILDFMISVMEKLGNSTIRFAAVQFSLDVRIEFDFNAYKENPNPRMLLGKVRHMKSLTFTFKAIHTVAEQVFTPKRGAREDAKRVMIMITDGDPSDSGDVKAAEKKNIVRYIIGIGNNFAKDKFGILKQFASEPVSQFVKVLDSFDKLKNLFSELQAKIYDIEGTSSRSSFHLELSSSGFSVDMSKGRLVLGAVGADDWAGGLIELQGDPAQEIFIKSPSSNEEIKDAYLGYAVKSMQHQNRTLYAVGAPRYQHIGMVVVFQTHPDSTNWTDIQHIKGKQIGSYFGAVLCSVDMDGDGDTDMLLVGSPLYYEERSGGRVHIYHWDQARLTNTTVLQGAMGNPLGRFGAAITQLADLNGDGWADVAVGAPLENEERGAVYIYNGHPTGLNTEYSQRIEGATVSPGVKYFGQSIHGQMDLGGDGLTDIAVGALGEVFVLSSRPILTVTPTMHFLPKEIPVKQVECSGAAASQQGVQVTLTVCFDTVRATVRYREPLSANLTYWLEVDANRMRSRGEFGNGQRNMSGSRSISDGEHCINERLQIGNCIEDYVTPINILLRFALEEDNITSWLPVLNPLYNSAVTEIPFEKNCGKDEKCEADLKIHFHENTSKALLVSPSDALQVVLKLINEGEDAYRATVHMPLPPGLSFRKASVLERNVQARISCNGLVAPDTNFRNLSCNISHPIYWGNSSILFQLLFDVLSDSSWEDFLELQVMASSDNERNGSLENNRALLQIPVLYPVNIITKRLDSSTQYVNFSSLLPENKTIQHLYQVENLLPGSFPQLDVTVFVVVPDVFLKELFWLPQGVQTDSNVTCHVRKDAHSPCFNHAQSCLSAQQQIYECRLGELDTPSVITVTGLLHDASEIQESSQSPFCTALCFTFNTHKYSLLSNDFMQSQVTTEVELVYVMNYLPIYVGSGVGGLLLFILIIVGLYKCGFFKRNYKERLDYGNGVGPAGASPEAEPKADGEQKEALTTDAPSE; translated from the exons ATGGCCAGGACCCCACgcgccctccctctgctgctgctgctcgggCTGCCTCTCCCAG agccaacccccaccctggggtACAACATCGACACCATCCACCCACGGGTGCTGGCCTCCGATGCAGGTGGGAATTTCGGGTATCAGGTGCTGCAGTCCAAAGATGCAAG CCTGCTCGTGGGCGCGCCGGGCGACCAGAACTCCACCGGCCAGCTGTACCAGTGCGCAGTGAAGAACGGCTCCTGCCAGCCCATCCCTCTGCCGA ACAGCGCTCAGATGCCGTATCTCGGCATGGTCCTGGAGAGTGACAGTGAAGACGACCGGGTGATT ACCTGTGGCCCAGGCTTGCAACGAACGTGTGATGGGAACCTGTACGTGAGTGGGGCCTGCTACCTCTTCAGGGGACGCCTGGAGAGGCCCCAGGAGGTGACACCAGGATATGTAG ACTGCCTGAAGGGGAACGTGGATCTGGTGTTTCTGTTTGATGGGTCTGGAAGCATGACCGACGAGCAGTTCCAAGCCATCTTGGACTTCATGATCAGCGTCATGGAGAAACTGGGAAACAGCACGATACGC TTTGCTGCAGTGCAGTTTTCCCTTGATGTGAGGATAGAATTTGACTTTAATGCTTACAAAGAAAACCCAAATCCCCGGATGCTcctggggaaagtgaggcacatGAAGAGCCTGACCTTCACTTTCAAAGCCATCCACACAGTTGC GGAACAGGTGTTCACCCCGAAAcgtggcgcccgggaagatgcgaAGCGAGTGATGATCATGATCACAGACGGGGATCCCTCTGACTCGGGGGATGTGAAGGCTGCCGAAAAGAAGAATATTGTTCGCTACATCATTGGG ATTGGCAATAACTTTGCAAAGGACAAGTTCGGGATCTTGAAGCAATTCGCCTCCGAGCCCGTCAGCCAGTTTGTCAAAGTGCTGGACAGTTTCGACAAGCTCAAAAATCTCTTCAGCGAATTGCAGGCCAAAATCTACGACATCGAAG GTACCAGCAGCCGCAGCTCCTTCCACCTGGAGCTCTCCTCCAGCGGGTTCAGCGTGGACATGTCCAAA GGCCGGCTGGTGCTGGGGGCCGTGGGGGCAGATGATTGGGCAGGGGGTCTGATTGAGCTGCAGGGGGACCCAGCACAAGAGATCTTCATCAAGAGCCCCTCCAGCAATGAGGAGATAAAAGATGCCTACCTGG GCTACGCGGTGAAGTCCATGCAGCACCAGAACAGAACGCTCTATGCTGTGGGCGCCCCCCGCTACCAGCACATTGGGATGGTCGTCGTGTTTCAAACACACCCTGACAGCACCAACTGGACAGATATTCAGCACATCAAGGGCAAGCAA ATTGGCTCCTATTTTGGGGCAGTTCTGTGCTCTGTGGACATGGACGGGGATGGGGACACGGACATGCTCCTAGTGGGGTCCCCACTGTACTatgaggagaggagtgggggcagggtccaTATCTATCACTGGGACCAG GCCAGGCTCACCAACACCACAGTGCTACAGGGTGCCATGGGGAACCCACTGGGCCGGTTCGGAGCAGCCATCACACAACTGGCTGACTTGAACGGGGACGGCTGGGCTGACGTAGCCGTGGGGGCGCCGCTGGAGAACGAGGAGCGGGGCGCTGTCTATATCTACAACGGCCACCCAACAGGGCTCAACACAGAGTACAGCCAG AGAATTGAAGGTGCAACAGTCTCTCCAGGTGTGAAATACTTCGGCCAGTCCATTCACGGACAGATGGACCTGGGAGGGGACGGACTCACAGACATCGCCGTCGGGGCTCTCGGAGAGGTGTTCGTGCTGAG CTCCCGCCCCATCCTGACAGTGACGCCCACGATGCATTTCTTGCCAAAGGAAATCCCAGTAAAGCAGGTGGAGTgttcaggggctgctgcctcccagcaGGGTGTTCAGGTTACACTCACCGTCTGCTTCGACACCGTCCGAGCCACTGTGCGCTACCGAG AGCCGCTCTCTGCCAACCTCACCTACTGGCTGGAGGTGGATGCCAACCGCATGAGGAGCCGCGGGGAGTTTGGGAACGGGCAGAGGAACATGTCCGGGAGCCGGAGCATCTCGGATGGGGAGCACTGCATAAACGAGCGGCTCCAAATTGGG AACTGCATTGAGGATTATGTGACTCCAATCAATATCTTGCTGCGCTTTGCCCTCGAAGAGGACAACATCACTAGCTGGCTCCCAGTGCTGAACCCCTTGTACAACTCAGCTGTAACAGAG ATCCCCTTCGAGAAGAACTGTGGGAAGGATGAGAAGTGCGAAGCCGACCTGAAAATCCATTTCCACGAAAACAC GTCGAAGGCGCTGTTGGTGTCGCCCTCTGACGCACTGCAGGTGGTTCTGAAGCTGATCAATGAAGGGGAAGATGCCTACCGCGCCACTGTCCACATGCCCCTGCCGCCGGGGCTGTCCTTCCGCAAGGCCTCGGTGCTGGAG CGCAATGTCCAGGCCAGAATTAGCTGCAATGGCCTGGTGGCCCCCGACACCAACTTCAGGAACCTTTCCTGTAATATCAGCCATCCGATCTACTGGGGGAACAGTTCG ATTCTGTTCCAGCTGCTGTTTGACGTTCTCAGCGACAGCTCCTGGGAGGACTTTCTGGAGCTGCAGGTCATGGCCAGCAG TGACAATGAGAGGAACGGGAGCCTTGAAAATAACAGAGCCCTCCTGCAGATCCCAGTCCTGTACCCTGTAAACATCATCACCAAAAG gctGGACAGCTCCACCCAGTACGTTAacttcagctccctgctcccagagaaCAAGACCATTCAGCATCTGTACCAG GTGGAGAACCTGCTGCCCGGGAGTTTCCCACAGCTGGATGTGACGGTGTTTGTGGTGGTGCCAGATGTGTTCCTGAAGGAACTATTTTGGTTGCCTCAGGGCGTGCAGACG GATTCCAACGTGACCTGCCATGTTCGCAAGGACGCCCACAGCCCCTGCTTCAACCATGCCCAG AGCTGCTTGTCCGCACAGCAGCAAATCTACGAGTGCCGCCTGGGAGAACTAGACACCCCCTCCGTCATCACTGTCACCGGGCTGCTGCACGATGCCAGCGAAATTCAG gagTCCTCCCAGTCCCCGTTCTGCACTGCCCTGTGTTTTACATTCAACACCCACAAATACAGCCTGTTGAGCAACGACTTCATGCAATCCCAG GTCACCACGGAGGTGGAGCTGGTCTACGTGATGAATTACCTCCCCATATACGTAGGCAGCGGCGTAGGGGGGCTGCTCCTATTTATCCTGATCATCGTCGGCCTGTACAAG TGCGGCTTCTTCAAGCGGAATTACAAGGAGAGGCTAGACTATGGCAATGGGGTGGGGCCTGCAGGGGCCAGCCCGGAGGCAGAGCCGAAGGCGGATGGAGAGCAAAAGGAGGCTCTCACCACAGACGCTCCTAGCGAATGA